The proteins below are encoded in one region of Lactuca sativa cultivar Salinas chromosome 3, Lsat_Salinas_v11, whole genome shotgun sequence:
- the LOC111915431 gene encoding GDSL esterase/lipase At1g71250 codes for MGGNGSCVEAMNELAQAFHASIESLLQNFSSINQGVVYSLGNTYNIIMDFIDNRRASGFQVVETACCGNGTFNAETGCESGSKLCRNRNHYIFWDEFHPTEAAARHAALTLAYADGQEFVTPMNFSSLAKA; via the exons ATGGGTGGCAATGGCAGTTGTGTAGAAGCCATGAATGAACTTGCACAAGCTTTCCATGCATCAATTGAATCCCTCTTGCAAAATTTCAGCTCAATAAATCAAGGAGTTGTTTACTCACTGGGAAACACCTATAACATCATCATGGATTTCATTGATAATCGTCGTGCAAGTG GATTCCAAGTAGTTGAAACAGCTTGCTGCGGAAATGGAACATTTAATGCAGAAACCGGGTGTGAATCGGGATCAAAACTTTGCAGAAATCGTAATCATTACATATTTTGGGATGAGTTTCACCCCACTGAGGCTGCTGCTCGACATGCAGCTCTTACACTGGCTTACGCTGATGGACAAGAGTTTGTGACACCTATGAATTTCAGCAGTTTGGCGAAGGCTTAG
- the LOC122197134 gene encoding GDSL esterase/lipase At5g18430-like produces the protein MKGSSTLVLLCVVTVATITKTTTGIDIHGGLFIFGDSLLDVGTNNHFDDSSARADHPHYGIDYPDSVSTGRFSNGLNSADLLASYMKGYDFSPPPFLTLVESPDTFLLQIIRGANFASGGSGILRDTGREKFRRVVPLWDQIQQFATVRGNMSDVLGNGTADFFIGMSHCIISVGSNDFFEKQNSLFRNETQPQQLIANLTATYAIHLQVMFGMR, from the exons ATGAAGGGTAGTTCTACCCTCGTTTTGCTATGTGTAGTAACTGTCGCAACCATAACGAAGACCACCACAGGAATTGACATCCATGGAGGACTTTTCATCTTTGGAGATTCTTTACTGGATGTTGGAACCAATAACCACTTCGATGATAGCTCAGCGAGGGCTGATCACCCTCACTATGGCATCGATTATCCTGATTCCGTCTCAACAGGGAGATTTAGCAATGGCCTCAACAGTGCCGACTTACTTg CTTCGTACATGAAAGGTTATGATTTTAGTCCGCCACCTTTTCTCACTCTCGTTGAGAGTCCGGACACTTTCCTGTTACAGATAATCCGTGGCGCAAACTTTGCTTCAGGAGGATCTGGTATTCTACGCGACACTGGACGTGAAAAATTC AGAAGGGTTGTGCCTCTATGGGATCAAATTCAACAATTTGCGACAGTTCGTGGGAATATGTCAGATGTATTAGGTAATGGGACAGCTGATTTTTTCATAGGGATGTCCCATTGCATCATTAGCGTCGGAAGCAATGACTTTTTCGAGAAACAAAACTCTCTATTTCGGAATGAGACACAACCACAGCAACTCATCGCCAATCTCACCGCAACCTATGCCATACATTTACAGGTAATGTTTGGAATGAGATAG
- the LOC122197133 gene encoding uncharacterized protein LOC122197133 has protein sequence MGAGVSVVGGVGGGLGHCWYVWMSGGRGICWATRLASVRLGGVESGSLGKRHIRERNEGGEVVCGCRESLGKRYIMDGFVHQVVMVLVETMVFRKGYRELVAKKTKIESDVITIYLYISETNKEQPKPKETTTQRFTKSTPKETTTQRFTKSTARRQTKKVQKRKRKRKTYQKKPNEIKTRRKSPRIIAEKEQNIEAPKEKQPKKSPKKIFEKEQNIEVPKEKQPRKSPRKISEKGQEKKNESKKKRKAEDSVSETKVTKKKKEEHYKQNKDKNNHISD, from the exons ATGGGAGCTGGAGTATCAGTTGTCGGAGGTGTCGGTGGGGGTTTGGGTCACTGTTGGTATGTGTGGATGAGTGGTGGAAGGGGCATTTGTTGGGCAACAAGATTAGCCAGTGTGAGGCTGGGCGGTGTGGAGAGTGGAAGCTTGGGCAAGAGACACATCAGGGAAAGAAATGAAGGGGGTGAGGTTGTTTGTGGCTGTCGTGAAAGCTTGGGCAAGAGATACATCATGGACGGTTTTGTTCATCAAGTAGTCATGGTCTTGGTGGAGACTATGGTGTTCCGTAAAGGCTATCGTGAATTGGTGGCCAAGAA AACAAAGATTGAATCAGATGTGATCACAATCTATTTGTACATCTCAGAAACCAATAAAGAGCAGCCAAAACCTAAAGAAACAACTACTCAAAGATTTACAAAATCAACACCTAAAGAAACAACTACTCAAAGATTTACAAAATCAACAGCAAGAAGACAAACTAAAAAAG tacaaaaaagaaaaagaaaaagaaaaacctaCCAAAAAAAACCTAACGAAATCAAAACAAGAAGAAAATCACCAAGAATTATAGCTGAAAAAG AACAAAACATAGAAGCGCCTAAAGAGAAACAAccaaaaaaatcaccaaaaaagatttttgaaaaag AACAAAACATAGAAGTGCCTAAAGAGAAACAACCAAGAAAATCACCAAGAAAGATTTCTGAAAAAG GACAAGAGAAGAAAAACGaatcaaaaaagaaaagaaaagctgAAGATTCAGTTTCCGAAACAAAAGTGActaaaaaaaagaaagaagaacact aTAAACAAAACAAAGACAAGAATAATCACATATCAGAttaa